Genomic DNA from Lutibacter sp. A80:
TAATATCTGTTAAAGTATCGTGTTCTAAAAACTCTACATTTAGTTTATGCAAATAATCATCGTTACAAAATATGTAATTTAATTCTCCTTCAGTAAAACCATAATTTTTAATACAAGCTGAAATCCATTCTTGAATTTTAGTTTCATTGCTTATTGTAAACGCAGTTTCGTAATTAAATTGAATCATTTTTTTGAATAGTTTTAAAGTATTCTTGTACTTTAATTTTATAAATTTGGCGCAAAGGTAACGATTGTCTTTTTAATATTTCATTATAATTAAAATAGAGGTTTTCTAATTTTAATTTATCGATATTTCTTTGTTGGAAGGATTGTATATTAGTTTTAGATTTTCGTTGCTCATCATCGCCTTGCTCCTTTCTTGCTTTTTCTAATTTTAATAATTGATGTGTAAGCTTTTTCATCCTTTCTAAAACTGAATTGGTAAAACCTTTTTCTAAAAGCTCTTGCTCTAAAGCTTCCATTTCTTTAACAACATCTGCAGCACCTGCACCAGGTTTTTTAGTGTCGTTACCCAACATATCTTTTAGCATAGATTTTAACTTAGCTTGCTCTTTATAGATTTCATAAAGTTCTTGATTCATTTGCTCAGTTCCATCTTCACCATTATTACCTTTACCCTCTCCAGATTTTTTTTCACCATCCTCACCCTTATTTGAATCGCCAGGTTTTTGACCCTTTTTCATTCCTTCTTCTAGTTGTTTAGAAAGTTCACCTTGTTTCTTTATAATATCTGGTAAACTAAAACCTTTAGAACTTCCTTCACCTTTTCCCTGCCCCATACTTGCAGATGCATTCATTAAATTTTCTAATAAATCACTTAATTTGTTTGCTAAATTATTTACAGAAGTAATCACAAATTGTTGGTTAGAAGTTCCCTGATTAAAATTATTGTCAGAAAAATTTAAAAGCGATTGATCAATATTATATTGCGCATCACTAACATCTTTTTGTATATCTGCACCCATTTTAACCATACGCAAAGAAAGCATATAAATACTATCATCTATATGGTCAAAATATTCTTTTAATACATATTGCTCTTTTAGGTTATTTGCATAAGTAGGATGGCTTGCATCTGTATTATAAAATTCTGTAAGTAAGTCCTCTTGTTGAAATGAAAACTCAACAAGATTTTCTACAATTTTTCTTAAATCATCAATATTCTCATCTATAGATTCTCCTTCCATTGCAACCATAGATTGCTCCATCGATTTACTTAACTGCTTCATTTTTTTAGCAGCTGATTTTTGACTTTTCTTAGCTTTAGATTTTGAATTTGGGGATTCTGTATTTTCTTCAGAAATTTCTTCTTCTTTTAATTCATCAAAAGCTTGTTGTAATTTATTATTAATATCTTCCAAAATATCTGGATCGTTTGGAAGTTTCATAGGTCTTTTTAAATTTTGATTTTGTTTATGTAGAAGATCAATATCTTTTTTTACTTGAGTAAATTCTTTATTAATTTCATCTTGTTTTTCTGAGGTATTTTCATCATCATTTTTTTTAGAAAGCGCTTCTTCTTTATCCGCTAAATTTTCTAATTTTTCAGAAATTTGATTTGCTTTTTGCTCAACATAAAAACGTTTAGTTAATTCTAAAATACGCTCTAAACTCTGTTGGTTTTGTTTATTCTTTTTTGCAATCTTTTCTAATTTATCAACCAAATCTTCTTTATCAATTTTTTTAGATAATTCTTCAAGTTGCTTTAACATATCTTTTTGTTCTGCCAACTTTTTGGTTTCATCAATACGTTTTTTTAATTCTTCTTTTTTTTCACTTAAAGAAGGTTCCTCTGGTTGCTCATTTAAATTTTGCTCTAACTGTTCAGTTTGTTCTTTAAACATTTCCTGATATTGAACTTGACGTTTTAAAAATTGTTCCAATTTTTTTGAATCGTTCCAGTTAATATCTGATTTCTTTTTTAACTCATCTTTGAATTTGTTAACTTCAGAATTAGATTCTTTAGACTTTTCTAATGTTTTAGAAATGTTATCTAGATTATCGGCTTGCTCTTTTAACAAATCTTCTTTTAATTCCTTAGCAGTTTTATTGTAATAACTAAACGTTCTGCTTTTTGTTTTTTTACTGCCATTAACTCTATCGTTATCAAAAACTTCAAAATACATTTCATAATTTAAACCAGCATCAATTGCTAAACCTTCAGGAAAAACATAATAGAAATCGGAAAAAGATGACTTTGAAACCCCTATTTGGTGAGTTTTAAGCGTTTCTGGATTATTTTTATCATAATATACCAACTGAAGTTTATTAACGGCATAATCATCGCTTATTTGCCCAATAAACTGTGCTGGTCCACGTGTAATAGAATCAATATCAGACTTTACAATAATTTTTGGATACTCATCTGTAATTACACCAATTTCAAAATTTAAAACTTCGTGATTTTTTAAAAATGAATTTGAAGTTGCTAATTTATAATTTGTTGTAACATTTAAAGTTTTAGAAAAACTAAAAACATTGGTTGAACTTTGTTGAAATGATTGCGTAGTAGTATTATTTAAAATAAATGAAACAGAATCTGTTTGATGTGTTTCTACCTGCCAAGAAATTGTTGTTCCCTGTGGAACAATGGTATTACCGGTATTTTCTATTATTTGATTACTTTTACCAGTATAACTAGGATAATTAATAAGCATTTTTAAATTAGTAATTACTGGAGTTGCTTTTAAATTAAGCTGGTATTCTTTAGAAATAACATCAGTGGCTTGTATATAAAAATTAATAGGTTCTTTTACACTTGTAAAATTGTATTGAAACTTACCTAAACCAATATTTTCT
This window encodes:
- a CDS encoding DUF4175 family protein: MSNYNYILQKLKEFIRKYYINELIKGILLFFSLGLLYFTFTLVIEHFLWLKPLFRTVLFWLFIVVELALIFKYIAVPIFKIFGLKKGISTIEASKIIGVHFPEIKDKLLNMIQLNEFKHNSELIEASIQQKSNEFKLIPFTKAVNFSSNKKYIKYALLPILIWLLVYVTGNITIFNTSLSRVVHYKTAYQPPAPFQFKVLNTSLDVIEGSDFNLQIQVVGNTIPENATIHFLNQNYYLENIGLGKFQYNFTSVKEPINFYIQATDVISKEYQLNLKATPVITNLKMLINYPSYTGKSNQIIENTGNTIVPQGTTISWQVETHQTDSVSFILNNTTTQSFQQSSTNVFSFSKTLNVTTNYKLATSNSFLKNHEVLNFEIGVITDEYPKIIVKSDIDSITRGPAQFIGQISDDYAVNKLQLVYYDKNNPETLKTHQIGVSKSSFSDFYYVFPEGLAIDAGLNYEMYFEVFDNDRVNGSKKTKSRTFSYYNKTAKELKEDLLKEQADNLDNISKTLEKSKESNSEVNKFKDELKKKSDINWNDSKKLEQFLKRQVQYQEMFKEQTEQLEQNLNEQPEEPSLSEKKEELKKRIDETKKLAEQKDMLKQLEELSKKIDKEDLVDKLEKIAKKNKQNQQSLERILELTKRFYVEQKANQISEKLENLADKEEALSKKNDDENTSEKQDEINKEFTQVKKDIDLLHKQNQNLKRPMKLPNDPDILEDINNKLQQAFDELKEEEISEENTESPNSKSKAKKSQKSAAKKMKQLSKSMEQSMVAMEGESIDENIDDLRKIVENLVEFSFQQEDLLTEFYNTDASHPTYANNLKEQYVLKEYFDHIDDSIYMLSLRMVKMGADIQKDVSDAQYNIDQSLLNFSDNNFNQGTSNQQFVITSVNNLANKLSDLLENLMNASASMGQGKGEGSSKGFSLPDIIKKQGELSKQLEEGMKKGQKPGDSNKGEDGEKKSGEGKGNNGEDGTEQMNQELYEIYKEQAKLKSMLKDMLGNDTKKPGAGAADVVKEMEALEQELLEKGFTNSVLERMKKLTHQLLKLEKARKEQGDDEQRKSKTNIQSFQQRNIDKLKLENLYFNYNEILKRQSLPLRQIYKIKVQEYFKTIQKNDSI